A region of Gemmatimonadales bacterium DNA encodes the following proteins:
- a CDS encoding enoyl-CoA hydratase-related protein, whose product MSGVGVTASVADGVARLVLDHPPVNILTRDVLACLREELRRLAADRSLRALLLTAAGKHFSAGADVGEHLPPHHAELIPEFLDTVAALDAFPLPVIAAVRGRCLGGGFELVQAADLIVAGEGAVFAQPEITLGVIPPAACALLPALVPAGVAAHLVFTGDSLGAADLQRAGLVWRVTPDAEVETEALRTAERIARHSAAALRLAKEALRSGRTLPRPDAMRRAGRLYLEGVMATADALEGLRAFTERRRPAWSHA is encoded by the coding sequence GTGAGCGGCGTCGGCGTCACCGCGAGCGTGGCGGACGGCGTCGCGCGCCTGGTGCTCGACCATCCGCCGGTCAACATCCTCACCCGCGACGTGCTCGCGTGCCTCCGCGAGGAGCTCCGCCGCCTCGCGGCCGACCGCTCGCTGAGAGCGCTCCTGCTGACCGCCGCGGGCAAGCACTTCTCCGCGGGTGCCGACGTGGGCGAGCACCTGCCGCCGCACCACGCCGAGCTCATCCCCGAGTTCCTCGACACGGTGGCGGCGCTCGACGCGTTCCCGCTGCCGGTGATCGCCGCCGTTCGCGGCCGGTGCCTGGGCGGCGGGTTCGAGCTGGTGCAGGCCGCCGACCTCATCGTCGCCGGCGAAGGCGCGGTCTTCGCGCAACCCGAGATCACGCTCGGCGTGATCCCGCCGGCCGCCTGCGCGCTGCTCCCCGCGCTCGTCCCCGCCGGGGTCGCCGCCCACCTGGTCTTCACCGGCGATTCCCTCGGCGCCGCCGACCTTCAGCGGGCCGGCCTGGTGTGGCGCGTCACGCCGGACGCGGAGGTCGAAACGGAGGCCCTGCGCACCGCCGAGCGCATCGCGCGGCACAGCGCGGCCGCGCTGCGCCTGGCCAAGGAGGCGTTGCGGTCCGGTCGCACCCTGCCCCGGCCGGACGCCATGCGCCGCGCCGGCCGGCTGTACCTGGAGGGCGTCATGGCGACGGCCGACGCGCTCGAAGGGCTGCGCGCCTTCACCGAACGGCGGCGGCCGGCATGGAGCCACGCGTGA
- a CDS encoding dienelactone hydrolase family protein yields MADPDPKALAKGVAAREHHVAITKTARYATLGSPGPRTTQVWFVLHGFGQLARYFIRNFAPLDDGRRLIVAPEALSRFYVGEVNGSTSAQARVGATWMTREDRLVEIEDYVRYLDVLHAQVLGTVEAGAVEISSVQVVVMGFSQGVATAARWAHRGSARLDRLVLWAGTLPPEIESDADFAPFRALDLAIVLGGRDPFAEPAHLEELEGRLRAHDVRYRLIRFDGGHELNADVLKELAG; encoded by the coding sequence ATGGCCGATCCGGATCCCAAGGCCCTCGCGAAGGGCGTGGCGGCGCGTGAGCACCATGTCGCGATCACGAAGACAGCGCGCTACGCCACGCTCGGGTCCCCTGGTCCCCGCACCACGCAGGTGTGGTTCGTCCTCCACGGTTTCGGGCAGCTCGCCCGCTACTTCATCCGCAACTTCGCTCCGCTCGACGACGGCCGCAGGCTCATAGTCGCGCCCGAGGCGCTCTCGCGCTTCTACGTCGGCGAGGTGAACGGCTCCACGAGCGCCCAGGCCCGGGTGGGCGCGACGTGGATGACGCGAGAAGACCGGCTCGTCGAGATCGAAGACTACGTGCGGTACCTGGATGTTCTCCATGCGCAGGTGTTGGGGACGGTGGAAGCCGGGGCGGTTGAAATTTCGAGTGTCCAGGTCGTCGTGATGGGCTTCTCTCAAGGGGTGGCGACCGCGGCGCGGTGGGCGCACCGTGGGAGCGCGAGGCTCGACCGGCTGGTCCTTTGGGCCGGGACGCTCCCGCCCGAGATCGAGAGCGACGCCGACTTCGCGCCGTTCCGCGCGCTCGATCTCGCCATCGTCCTTGGCGGCCGCGACCCCTTCGCCGAGCCGGCGCACCTGGAGGAGTTGGAAGGGCGGCTCCGCGCGCACGACGTGCGGTATCGGCTGATACGGTTCGACGGCGGCCACGAGCTGAACGCGGACGTGCTGAAGGAGCTGGCGGGCTGA
- a CDS encoding 2-hydroxyacyl-CoA dehydratase — protein sequence MTAPARERLTTPLFPEWRGCGLEEVLYHCRELFDDTDFPTVRRWRESGGKVVGHFQVYFPEEIAHAAGLLPFKVRGAPVETTLAESHFGSYLCSILKTSLELALSGRVELDLFVTHPICDAARNLAGVWGRNFPYPCRILYLPQNPNSAFATRYLRDEYDRVRTVIAGIAGRPIGDDDLRRSIRIFNENRALLRALYALKRDRPWLVSADEAYVLTAIAGLVQREEHNDLLRAVLPLLEARAAPRRDKIRVVLEGGFCEQPPLDLIRAIARSCYVVDDDLLIGLRWLTEDVPDGGDPLLALAESYIERSAHSPVQHDLRKPKDRMLLERLERSGAQAAILMAAKMCEPGLEELVVYTRALDQRGIPYFVSEFEENMTSFDGLEIQLETFVENLLFD from the coding sequence GTGACCGCACCGGCCAGGGAGCGCCTGACGACACCGCTCTTCCCGGAGTGGCGGGGCTGCGGGCTGGAGGAGGTCCTCTACCATTGCCGCGAGCTGTTCGACGACACCGACTTCCCCACGGTGCGCCGCTGGCGGGAGTCCGGCGGCAAGGTGGTCGGCCACTTCCAGGTCTATTTCCCCGAGGAGATCGCGCACGCGGCCGGGTTGCTCCCGTTCAAGGTCCGCGGCGCGCCGGTCGAGACCACGCTGGCCGAGTCGCACTTCGGCTCCTACCTCTGCTCGATCCTCAAGACCTCGCTCGAGCTGGCCCTGAGCGGGCGGGTCGAGCTCGACCTGTTCGTCACCCACCCGATCTGCGACGCGGCGCGCAACCTGGCCGGCGTCTGGGGCCGGAACTTCCCCTACCCGTGCCGGATCCTCTATCTGCCGCAGAACCCCAACTCGGCGTTCGCGACGCGGTACCTGCGCGACGAGTACGACCGGGTGCGGACCGTGATCGCCGGGATCGCCGGCCGGCCGATCGGCGACGACGACCTCCGCCGCTCGATCCGCATCTTCAACGAGAACCGCGCGCTGCTGCGCGCGCTGTACGCGCTCAAGCGCGACCGGCCGTGGCTGGTCTCGGCCGACGAGGCGTACGTGCTCACGGCGATCGCCGGCCTCGTCCAGCGCGAGGAGCACAACGACCTGCTCCGCGCGGTGCTGCCCCTGCTCGAGGCCCGCGCCGCGCCGCGCCGGGACAAGATCCGCGTCGTCCTCGAGGGCGGCTTCTGCGAGCAGCCGCCGCTGGACCTCATCCGCGCCATCGCCCGGTCGTGCTACGTGGTGGACGACGACCTGCTGATCGGCCTGCGCTGGCTGACGGAGGACGTGCCCGACGGCGGCGACCCGCTCCTCGCGCTGGCCGAGTCGTACATCGAGCGGTCGGCGCACAGCCCGGTGCAGCACGACCTTCGCAAGCCGAAGGATCGGATGTTGCTCGAGCGCCTCGAGCGCTCCGGCGCGCAGGCGGCCATCCTCATGGCCGCGAAGATGTGCGAGCCGGGCCTCGAGGAGCTGGTGGTGTACACCCGGGCGTTGGACCAGCGCGGCATACCGTACTTCGTGAGCGAATTCGAGGAGAACATGACGAGCTTCGACGGCCTGGAGATCCAGCTGGAGACGTTCGTCGAGAACCTCCTCTTCGACTGA
- a CDS encoding sialidase family protein, with amino-acid sequence MIHPDSGRPALLIAAAALSCAFADRATDPPLTSLREIPSPAMPGSAEANLAVGPSGRVYLSWIDVLPDSSHALRFSVLGGSSWSTPRTIASGRGWFVNWADFPSLLALDDRTLAAHWLVKRGRGWEDYDVHIARSRDGGATWGAPVIPHRDGTESEHGFVSMWAGSRGTVGVIWLDGRKYAAAAAARARGDSTLVREMTLRAATIGADGALSGDVELDGRACDCCQTAAAVTADGPVVVYRDRSQHEIRDIYVVRLVNGSWTAPQPVAEDGWEINACPVNGPAVAAAGRRAAVAWFTAARQTKRVRLAFSTDAGATFGSPIEVDDGRPVGRVGIVMLDDGAAIVSWLEEVGRGAEVRVRRIEPDGSRGPSMTVASTSAARPSGFPRMARAGDRVVFAWRDPEGRGVAQVHTATARLPGPSR; translated from the coding sequence ATGATCCATCCTGACTCCGGGCGCCCCGCGCTTCTCATCGCGGCGGCAGCCCTGTCGTGCGCCTTCGCCGACCGCGCTACCGATCCGCCGCTGACCTCGCTTCGCGAGATCCCATCGCCGGCAATGCCCGGCAGCGCTGAGGCCAATCTGGCGGTAGGCCCATCCGGCCGGGTGTACCTGAGCTGGATCGACGTGCTTCCGGACAGCAGCCACGCCCTGCGGTTCTCCGTGCTTGGCGGTTCCAGTTGGAGCACGCCGCGTACCATCGCGAGCGGCAGGGGCTGGTTCGTCAACTGGGCGGACTTCCCGTCGCTCCTCGCGCTCGATGACCGCACCCTGGCCGCCCACTGGCTGGTAAAGCGCGGGCGCGGGTGGGAGGACTACGACGTCCATATCGCGCGATCGCGTGACGGAGGTGCGACCTGGGGTGCGCCCGTCATCCCGCACCGTGACGGAACCGAGAGCGAGCACGGTTTCGTCTCGATGTGGGCCGGTTCGCGCGGCACGGTCGGGGTGATCTGGCTGGACGGCCGGAAGTACGCGGCCGCCGCGGCCGCGCGCGCCCGCGGCGACAGCACGCTGGTCCGCGAGATGACGCTACGGGCCGCGACGATCGGCGCGGACGGCGCGCTCTCCGGCGACGTAGAGCTGGATGGCCGCGCCTGCGACTGCTGCCAGACCGCCGCGGCTGTGACCGCCGACGGCCCGGTGGTGGTGTACCGCGACCGCTCCCAACATGAGATCCGCGACATCTATGTGGTGCGGCTGGTGAACGGCTCCTGGACCGCGCCGCAGCCGGTTGCGGAGGACGGCTGGGAGATCAATGCGTGCCCGGTGAACGGCCCTGCCGTCGCGGCCGCGGGTCGGCGGGCCGCGGTGGCGTGGTTCACCGCCGCTCGGCAGACCAAGCGCGTCAGGCTGGCCTTTTCGACCGACGCCGGCGCGACCTTCGGCAGTCCGATAGAAGTTGACGATGGCCGGCCGGTGGGTCGCGTGGGCATCGTGATGCTCGACGACGGTGCGGCGATCGTGAGCTGGCTCGAGGAAGTCGGGCGGGGCGCGGAGGTGCGGGTGCGCCGGATCGAGCCCGACGGCTCGCGCGGCCCCAGCATGACGGTCGCCTCCACGAGCGCGGCCCGGCCGAGCGGCTTCCCGCGCATGGCGCGCGCGGGCGATCGGGTGGTGTTCGCGTGGCGAGACCCGGAAGGTCGTGGCGTGGCGCAGGTCCACACCGCCACCGCGCGGCTGCCCGGCCCGAGCCGGTAG
- a CDS encoding TetR/AcrR family transcriptional regulator has protein sequence MPQLRARPTASPHILKKRERRRTHILHSALRAFRRKGYHATTLDDIAEELGVRRTALYHYFPDKEAILYACHLEALAELKRILREARAEFDGARDRLRHIVREHVRVMTDTLEGSPLAIEVTELSTPHHAEVVAARDRYERGVRSIVEEGMRGGEFRAADPKIATFAILGAINWIARWYRPEGDIQAPELGTQFADHLVAGLTGD, from the coding sequence ATGCCCCAGCTGCGCGCCCGCCCCACCGCGTCCCCGCACATCCTCAAGAAACGCGAGCGGCGGCGCACCCACATCCTGCACTCGGCGCTCCGCGCCTTCCGGCGCAAGGGCTACCACGCCACCACCCTCGACGACATCGCCGAGGAGCTGGGGGTTCGCCGCACCGCCCTCTACCACTACTTCCCGGACAAGGAAGCGATCCTCTACGCCTGCCACCTCGAGGCGCTGGCGGAGCTGAAGCGCATCCTGCGCGAGGCGCGGGCCGAGTTCGACGGGGCCCGGGACCGCCTCCGGCACATCGTGCGCGAGCACGTCCGGGTGATGACGGACACGCTCGAGGGCTCGCCGCTCGCCATCGAGGTGACGGAGCTCTCCACGCCCCACCACGCCGAGGTCGTGGCCGCCCGCGACCGGTACGAGCGCGGGGTGCGCTCGATCGTCGAGGAAGGGATGCGCGGCGGGGAGTTCCGGGCGGCGGACCCGAAGATCGCGACCTTCGCGATACTGGGCGCCATCAACTGGATCGCGCGCTGGTACCGTCCGGAGGGCGACATCCAGGCCCCTGAGCTGGGCACCCAATTCGCCGACCACCTGGTGGCCGGCCTCACCGGTGACTGA
- a CDS encoding enoyl-CoA hydratase-related protein: MTARAFPSRPADAFAFRETLYEKHDGVARITINRPRHYNAYSTSALGELAAAFRDAAFDDAVGVIVFTGAGDRAFCTGGDVKEYAASYVGAPRDYWKYMALFRAYIESILNTGKPVVARINGMAVGGGNESQLACDLSVMAQHAYIKQVGTHVGSVACGGATQWLPLVVGDKRAREILFLNEPIPAPKAAEWGLVNWVVPSVRRGEEWIDAATAEQIEKAQRREDGYSIDLSRLDGFVDELAGKLLASFPECTRYTKQQTNFWKDLAWSATVRHAQDWLSLHYACWEPVEGMQAFVEKRPARYALLRQRAAEGGSSEAPWGAPVTACAACGATSLPASHRFCGACGAPLS; the protein is encoded by the coding sequence ATGACCGCACGCGCCTTCCCCTCCCGGCCCGCCGACGCCTTCGCCTTCCGCGAGACGCTGTACGAGAAGCATGACGGCGTGGCGCGCATCACCATCAACCGCCCGCGGCACTACAACGCCTACTCGACCTCGGCGCTGGGGGAGCTGGCGGCCGCCTTCCGCGACGCCGCCTTCGACGACGCCGTCGGCGTCATCGTCTTCACCGGCGCCGGCGACCGCGCCTTCTGCACTGGCGGCGACGTGAAGGAGTACGCCGCGAGCTACGTGGGGGCGCCGCGCGACTACTGGAAGTACATGGCGCTGTTCCGGGCCTACATCGAGAGCATCCTCAATACCGGCAAGCCGGTCGTGGCGCGTATCAACGGCATGGCGGTGGGCGGCGGGAACGAGAGCCAGCTCGCCTGCGACCTCTCGGTGATGGCTCAGCACGCTTACATCAAACAGGTCGGGACGCACGTCGGCTCGGTCGCGTGCGGTGGCGCGACGCAGTGGCTGCCGCTGGTGGTCGGCGACAAACGGGCGCGAGAGATCCTGTTCCTCAACGAGCCCATCCCCGCCCCCAAGGCGGCGGAGTGGGGCCTGGTGAACTGGGTCGTGCCGTCGGTCCGGCGCGGGGAGGAGTGGATCGATGCCGCGACCGCCGAGCAGATCGAGAAGGCGCAACGCCGCGAGGACGGCTACTCCATCGACCTCTCGCGGCTCGACGGGTTCGTGGACGAGCTGGCGGGGAAGCTTCTGGCGTCGTTCCCGGAGTGCACCCGCTACACCAAGCAGCAGACCAACTTCTGGAAGGACCTCGCCTGGAGCGCCACGGTGCGGCACGCGCAGGACTGGCTGTCGCTGCACTACGCCTGCTGGGAGCCGGTCGAAGGAATGCAAGCGTTCGTGGAGAAGCGGCCCGCGCGGTACGCGCTGCTGCGCCAGCGCGCGGCGGAGGGCGGGTCATCGGAGGCGCCGTGGGGTGCCCCCGTCACGGCGTGCGCCGCGTGCGGCGCGACCAGTCTGCCGGCGTCCCACCGGTTCTGTGGCGCATGCGGCGCACCGCTCTCGTAA
- a CDS encoding SDR family oxidoreductase, with translation MRRTALVTGGGRGIGRAVVSALAPDAWVAALDLAFPDGPGDASLAVEADVRDAASIGRAVQQVVGERQGIDWVVCAAGIVRDHVSWKMSDDDWAEVIAVNLTGGFVTARAASAALRSSGSGRLVFIGSVNGLRGRFGQANYAASKAGLVGLARTLARELSSDGVTVNVVAPGFVDTAMTRTLPDEWRARAIARTPMRRPGRPEEIAAAVRFLCGDDAGFITGAVLPIDGGQLLGVDGP, from the coding sequence ATGCGGCGCACCGCTCTCGTAACCGGCGGAGGGCGCGGCATCGGCCGCGCGGTGGTGAGCGCGCTGGCGCCGGACGCGTGGGTCGCCGCGCTCGACCTCGCCTTTCCGGACGGCCCCGGCGACGCCAGCCTCGCCGTCGAGGCGGACGTCCGGGACGCCGCGAGCATCGGCCGCGCGGTGCAACAGGTCGTGGGCGAGCGGCAGGGGATCGACTGGGTCGTCTGCGCCGCGGGCATCGTGCGGGACCATGTGAGCTGGAAGATGTCGGATGACGACTGGGCCGAGGTGATCGCCGTGAACCTGACGGGCGGGTTCGTCACCGCCCGCGCCGCCTCCGCCGCGCTGCGCAGCTCCGGTTCCGGTAGGCTGGTCTTCATCGGCTCGGTCAACGGCCTGCGGGGACGGTTCGGCCAGGCCAACTACGCCGCGTCCAAGGCCGGCCTCGTCGGGCTGGCGCGCACGCTGGCGCGCGAGCTCTCCAGCGACGGCGTGACCGTCAACGTCGTCGCCCCCGGCTTCGTGGACACCGCGATGACGCGCACCCTCCCGGACGAGTGGCGCGCCCGCGCGATCGCGCGCACGCCGATGCGACGGCCCGGGCGGCCGGAGGAGATCGCGGCGGCCGTCCGGTTCCTGTGCGGCGACGACGCGGGCTTCATCACCGGCGCCGTGCTGCCGATCGACGGCGGGCAGCTGCTCGGGGTGGACGGCCCGTGA